A stretch of the Pseudomonas helvetica genome encodes the following:
- a CDS encoding SDR family oxidoreductase produces MSLYQLQDSTAIVTGGSSGIGLACVELLLEAGAAVAFCGRDENRLRSAEAGLRQRFPEARLLAHVCNVLDADSVNAFAAASLAALGPASVLINNAGQGRVSTFADTPDSAWTEELHLKFFSVINPVRAFKAQLESQANAAIVCVNSLLASQPEPHMVATSAARAGVMNLVRSMATEFAGEGIRVNGILIGLVESGQWRRRFEAREERDLDWTQWTAQLAQRKHIPLGRLGLPIEAARAILFLASPLSAYTTGSHIDVSGGLSRHA; encoded by the coding sequence ATGAGTCTCTATCAACTGCAAGACAGCACCGCAATCGTCACTGGCGGCTCTTCGGGGATTGGCCTGGCCTGCGTCGAGCTGTTGCTCGAAGCCGGCGCAGCCGTGGCCTTCTGCGGTCGCGACGAAAATCGCCTGCGCAGTGCCGAAGCCGGATTGCGTCAACGCTTCCCCGAGGCACGGTTGCTGGCCCACGTGTGCAATGTGCTCGACGCGGACTCGGTCAACGCCTTTGCCGCCGCCAGCCTGGCCGCACTGGGGCCGGCCAGCGTGCTGATCAACAACGCCGGACAAGGTCGGGTGTCGACCTTCGCCGACACCCCCGATAGCGCCTGGACCGAAGAGTTGCACTTGAAATTCTTCTCGGTGATCAACCCGGTCCGCGCGTTCAAGGCACAGCTTGAAAGCCAAGCGAACGCGGCCATCGTCTGCGTCAATTCGCTACTGGCCAGCCAGCCGGAACCGCACATGGTCGCCACCTCGGCCGCTCGCGCCGGGGTCATGAACCTGGTGCGTTCGATGGCCACCGAATTTGCCGGTGAAGGCATTCGGGTCAACGGCATTCTCATTGGCCTGGTCGAGTCCGGGCAATGGCGCCGACGTTTTGAAGCCCGCGAAGAGCGGGATCTTGACTGGACCCAATGGACCGCCCAACTGGCGCAACGCAAACACATTCCCTTGGGGCGTCTGGGCCTGCCGATTGAAGCGGCCCGCGCGATCCTGTTTCTGGCCTCGCCTCTGTCGGCTTACACCACAGGCAGCCATATCGATGTTTCTGGAGGCCTGTCCCGCCATGCGTAA
- a CDS encoding IclR family transcriptional regulator, which yields MNDSDLLKDAQDKYIVPGLERGLLLLCEFSRRNRTLTAPELARRLALPRSTIFRLLTTLETMGFVTRSGNEYRLGMSVLRLGFEYLASLELTELGQPLLARLCDRLNYPSNLVVRDGRSIVYVAKVSPPSVFSNAVNVGTRLPAHATVLGRILLEDLSLAELRELYPEDHLEQFSPCTPKTVLELFDMVQADRQRGFVSSEGFFESAISTVAAPVRDQTGHIVAALGVTIPTVQIGHVNFNELLLQVRRSADELSRLLDYNSAAAHDGQNRVTALMRD from the coding sequence ATGAACGATTCAGATCTGCTGAAGGATGCTCAGGACAAGTACATCGTGCCGGGCCTGGAGCGCGGATTGCTGCTGCTCTGCGAGTTCAGCCGGCGCAATCGCACGTTGACCGCGCCGGAACTGGCCCGGCGTCTGGCACTGCCGCGCTCGACGATCTTTCGCCTGCTGACGACACTGGAAACCATGGGGTTTGTCACCCGCAGCGGCAATGAATACCGCCTCGGCATGTCGGTGCTGCGCCTGGGCTTCGAGTACCTGGCCTCGCTGGAGCTGACCGAACTCGGCCAACCGCTGCTGGCCCGCTTGTGCGACCGCCTCAACTACCCGAGCAATCTGGTGGTGCGCGATGGCCGCTCGATCGTCTACGTGGCTAAAGTCTCACCACCGTCGGTGTTCTCCAACGCGGTGAATGTCGGCACTCGCCTCCCCGCCCACGCCACTGTCCTGGGGCGCATCCTGCTCGAAGACCTGTCGCTGGCCGAATTGCGTGAACTGTACCCGGAAGATCACCTGGAGCAATTCTCGCCCTGCACGCCGAAAACCGTGCTGGAGCTGTTTGACATGGTTCAAGCCGACCGTCAGCGCGGTTTCGTCAGTAGCGAAGGTTTCTTCGAGTCAGCGATTTCGACCGTCGCCGCCCCGGTGCGCGATCAGACCGGGCATATCGTCGCTGCACTGGGCGTGACGATTCCGACCGTTCAGATCGGTCACGTCAACTTCAACGAATTGCTCCTGCAGGTGCGTCGCAGTGCCGACGAGCTGTCGCGGTTGCTCGACTACAACAGCGCTGCCGCCCACGACGGCCAGAACCGCGTAACGGCCTTGATGAGGGATTGA
- a CDS encoding alpha/beta hydrolase, with product MSYAIDNLVPPLTADLQAQLALHFPLRTLGIAGGRQAFRECGTGPAIVLLHGIGSGSASWLEVAQALGQSAHVIAWDAPGYGDSTPLRSLAPDASDYAERLLQMLDALGIQRCVLVGHSLGAITATAFASGVHQQRISRLVLISPARGYGHPSRALQRQEVRSKRLQALEQLGIQRMAEQRSAYMLSPTASPKAHAWVQWNMARLNPDGYRQAIELLCSEDLLRHAPLSMPCEVHCGEADGITAPENCLPLAKALGGTFNLITDAGHASPIEQPCVVAGRLAFAIKESLTGASL from the coding sequence ATGTCGTACGCCATCGATAATCTCGTCCCGCCGCTCACGGCTGACCTCCAGGCGCAGCTGGCCCTGCACTTTCCTTTGCGTACGCTGGGGATCGCTGGCGGTCGCCAGGCCTTTCGCGAATGCGGAACCGGGCCGGCGATTGTGTTGTTGCACGGGATCGGCTCGGGCTCGGCGTCGTGGTTAGAGGTGGCGCAAGCGCTTGGCCAGAGCGCACATGTGATTGCCTGGGACGCTCCCGGCTACGGTGACTCCACGCCGCTGAGATCGCTGGCCCCCGACGCTTCGGACTACGCCGAACGACTGCTGCAGATGCTCGATGCGCTAGGCATCCAGCGCTGTGTGCTGGTCGGTCACTCGCTCGGGGCGATTACTGCCACAGCGTTCGCCAGCGGCGTGCACCAACAGCGGATCAGCCGGCTGGTGTTGATCAGTCCGGCCCGGGGCTACGGTCATCCATCGCGCGCCTTGCAGCGCCAGGAAGTGCGCAGCAAACGCCTGCAAGCCCTGGAACAACTGGGCATTCAACGCATGGCCGAACAACGCAGCGCCTACATGCTTTCGCCCACTGCCAGCCCAAAGGCACACGCCTGGGTGCAGTGGAACATGGCCCGGCTCAATCCCGATGGCTATCGCCAGGCCATAGAACTGCTGTGCAGCGAGGACCTGCTGCGGCACGCGCCACTGTCGATGCCTTGCGAAGTGCATTGCGGCGAAGCCGACGGCATCACCGCTCCCGAAAACTGCCTGCCCCTGGCCAAGGCCTTGGGAGGCACGTTCAACCTGATTACCGATGCCGGGCATGCCAGCCCCATCGAACAACCTTGTGTGGTGGCGGGCCGCTTGGCCTTTGCCATCAAAGAATCCCTGACAGGTGCATCGCTATGA
- a CDS encoding cupin domain-containing protein gives MTNLSAHSSAHSSEQQDAPKSWEQPAGSDLESWMNTRIARYETRQYDWNALKFQADYDPKFRRAQMRYIGTGGTGISTDMNTIPSENFTFSTMVIPAGHEGPPHLHTDVEEVFFVLRGKLKVVIEKDGERFETILTDRDVISVPPGVYREEINIGDEDALMCVMLGAKKPLTPTYPPEHPLASIKRG, from the coding sequence ATGACTAATCTATCTGCACACTCATCTGCACATTCATCTGAGCAGCAAGACGCCCCGAAAAGCTGGGAACAGCCGGCCGGCAGTGACCTCGAAAGCTGGATGAACACCCGTATCGCCCGCTACGAAACGCGTCAGTACGATTGGAACGCGCTGAAATTCCAGGCCGACTACGACCCGAAATTCCGCCGCGCACAAATGCGTTACATCGGTACCGGCGGCACCGGTATCAGCACCGACATGAACACCATTCCCTCGGAGAACTTCACGTTCTCCACCATGGTGATTCCGGCCGGTCACGAAGGCCCGCCGCACCTGCACACCGACGTTGAAGAAGTGTTCTTCGTGCTGCGCGGCAAACTCAAAGTGGTGATCGAAAAGGACGGTGAGCGCTTCGAAACGATCCTGACCGACCGTGACGTCATTTCCGTGCCACCGGGCGTGTACCGCGAAGAGATCAACATCGGCGATGAAGATGCGCTGATGTGCGTGATGCTCGGTGCGAAAAAACCGCTGACCCCGACCTACCCGCCAGAACACCCTCTGGCCTCGATCAAGCGCGGATAA
- a CDS encoding SDR family oxidoreductase — protein MMTTLNRLLEGRRVLVTGGARGLGYAFAQAIGRAGAHVVIADILAERVQQSAAELVAEGLTVHGVAVDLAQPDSIDTCVAETTRLLGGLDGLVNNASITNSGGKTCEELSLDTWDQVMHVNVRGTWLMTKACLPALRASGHGAIVNLASDTPLWGAPNLLAYVASKGAIIAMTRSLARELGTDNITVNAIAPGLVLVEATAYVPEARHRLYNEQRAIQRPQLPEDVSGAVLFALSDLARFITGQTLPVNGGFVMP, from the coding sequence ATGATGACGACCCTCAATCGTTTGCTCGAAGGCCGTCGGGTGCTGGTCACCGGTGGCGCCCGCGGGTTGGGTTATGCCTTTGCCCAGGCCATCGGCCGGGCCGGCGCCCACGTGGTGATCGCCGACATTCTCGCCGAGCGTGTTCAGCAATCGGCCGCCGAGCTGGTCGCCGAAGGCCTGACCGTTCATGGCGTGGCCGTCGATCTGGCGCAACCCGACTCGATCGACACCTGCGTGGCTGAAACCACCCGGCTGCTGGGTGGCCTCGACGGTCTGGTGAACAACGCCTCGATCACCAATTCCGGTGGCAAGACGTGCGAAGAGCTGAGCCTCGATACCTGGGATCAGGTCATGCACGTCAATGTCCGCGGCACCTGGCTGATGACCAAGGCGTGCCTGCCGGCCCTGCGCGCCAGCGGTCATGGCGCCATCGTCAACCTGGCATCCGACACGCCGCTGTGGGGCGCGCCGAACCTGCTGGCGTATGTCGCAAGCAAGGGCGCAATCATCGCCATGACCCGCAGCCTGGCCCGCGAACTGGGTACCGACAACATCACGGTCAACGCCATCGCGCCTGGCCTGGTGCTGGTCGAAGCCACCGCCTATGTGCCTGAAGCACGTCACCGTTTGTACAACGAGCAGCGGGCCATTCAACGCCCGCAACTCCCCGAGGACGTCAGCGGCGCCGTGCTCTTCGCGCTGTCCGACCTCGCCCGTTTCATCACTGGACAAACCCTGCCGGTCAACGGCGGGTTCGTAATGCCTTGA
- a CDS encoding ABC transporter permease: MKNLNNSVLGSVALLILFLVLWQWGPGLLGMPEFVMPQLSRVAQESLVMWQTGGLLQHTLITAFEIIVGFGLGALLGVAIGVSLGLSPAAEAMLSPYILALQIAPKVAFAPLFVMWLGYTIYPKILIAILIVFFPVMINVLSAIRTVDPDMINLVRTMNASRWQIFRLVEFPSAMAALFSGLRIASTLAVIGVTVGELVGGNQGLGFLLVDAEGQGNTAGVFVAIVMLTLIGVLAYGAVVWTEKRVLHYMPKAMLSTQ; encoded by the coding sequence ATGAAAAACCTTAATAACTCCGTGCTGGGCAGCGTTGCACTGCTGATCCTGTTCCTGGTGCTCTGGCAGTGGGGCCCGGGACTGCTCGGCATGCCCGAATTCGTCATGCCGCAACTGAGCCGTGTGGCCCAGGAAAGCCTGGTGATGTGGCAAACCGGAGGTCTGCTGCAACACACTCTGATTACCGCGTTCGAAATCATTGTCGGCTTCGGTCTGGGAGCCCTGCTCGGCGTGGCCATCGGTGTCTCGCTGGGACTCTCGCCCGCCGCCGAAGCCATGCTGTCGCCCTACATTCTGGCGCTGCAAATCGCCCCGAAAGTCGCCTTCGCTCCGCTATTTGTCATGTGGCTGGGCTACACCATCTATCCGAAGATCCTGATCGCCATCCTGATCGTGTTCTTCCCGGTGATGATCAACGTACTGTCGGCGATCCGCACCGTTGACCCGGACATGATCAACCTCGTCCGGACGATGAACGCCAGCCGCTGGCAGATCTTTCGCCTGGTGGAATTCCCTTCGGCCATGGCCGCACTGTTCTCCGGCCTGCGCATAGCGTCGACCCTGGCCGTGATCGGCGTCACCGTCGGTGAACTGGTCGGTGGCAACCAGGGCCTGGGCTTCCTGCTGGTCGATGCCGAAGGCCAGGGCAATACCGCGGGTGTGTTCGTGGCCATCGTCATGCTCACGCTGATCGGTGTACTCGCTTATGGCGCGGTGGTCTGGACCGAGAAACGCGTCCTGCACTACATGCCCAAAGCCATGCTGAGTACCCAATGA
- a CDS encoding ABC transporter substrate-binding protein, which produces MFKSLFQRFSQVTGIALGLGMAFAAQAQSTDVTYLLPAPPNLPAFAPWIIAQQKGYYTAQNLNMTFIAAKGGVDVAKQIGAGNAMLGGALGDTPIVVRANGIPVRAVAVLGAGGVTMIATNAAENINSITDLKGKTMTVMSYSDTTYYALLASLRRAGLSKNDVNIQAAGPSGVWQLFSADKAQAMAGVPDWVVNAEEAGAKIKLIPQSQIFESMAQAILASDDAIEHHPEIVRGVVQATLQGMRDIIQDPKAAAVTFAKAVPAYAGKEASLEKIFRLYVEHVYANQAVLGRIDPARLEAVRQFYVSEGIVSHEPKLDELYTNQFIDTQTAAQ; this is translated from the coding sequence ATGTTCAAGTCTCTGTTTCAACGCTTCAGCCAGGTCACCGGTATCGCGCTCGGCCTGGGCATGGCTTTCGCCGCCCAGGCGCAGTCGACCGACGTGACTTACTTGTTGCCGGCGCCGCCGAACCTACCGGCGTTCGCCCCGTGGATCATCGCGCAGCAGAAGGGTTACTACACCGCCCAGAACCTGAACATGACCTTCATCGCTGCCAAGGGCGGTGTGGATGTGGCGAAACAGATCGGTGCCGGTAACGCCATGCTCGGCGGTGCTCTGGGTGATACCCCGATTGTGGTGCGGGCCAACGGTATTCCAGTGCGCGCCGTCGCGGTGCTGGGCGCCGGCGGCGTGACGATGATTGCCACCAATGCAGCCGAAAACATCAACTCGATCACCGACCTCAAAGGCAAGACGATGACCGTGATGTCCTACTCGGACACCACCTACTACGCCTTGCTCGCCTCTCTACGCCGAGCCGGCCTGAGCAAAAACGATGTGAACATTCAGGCAGCCGGGCCTTCGGGCGTCTGGCAGTTGTTCTCGGCCGACAAAGCCCAGGCAATGGCCGGCGTGCCGGACTGGGTGGTCAACGCCGAAGAAGCCGGCGCGAAGATCAAGCTGATCCCTCAATCGCAGATTTTCGAGAGCATGGCCCAGGCGATCCTCGCTTCCGACGATGCCATCGAGCATCACCCCGAGATTGTTCGCGGCGTGGTCCAGGCCACCCTGCAAGGCATGCGCGACATCATTCAGGACCCCAAAGCCGCCGCGGTCACCTTCGCCAAGGCTGTCCCCGCCTATGCCGGCAAGGAAGCGTCGCTGGAGAAAATCTTCAGGCTCTACGTCGAGCATGTCTATGCCAATCAGGCCGTTCTGGGCCGAATCGATCCGGCACGACTTGAAGCGGTCCGTCAGTTCTACGTCAGCGAAGGCATCGTCAGCCATGAGCCAAAACTCGACGAGCTGTACACCAATCAATTCATCGACACCCAAACAGCCGCGCAATAA
- a CDS encoding ABC transporter ATP-binding protein, translating into MYAIAPQWNKPAPKEDQEPTEIEFRNVGKCFPAKGKSEAPFAIREVNFKIRRGEVVSIIGPSGCGKSTILNMGSGLYRPTEGEVFVAGEAVTGPVRQVAFMLQKDLLMPWRSIRRNVELGLEIQGVPAAKRQAVAKDLLDRCHLQGFADHYPFQLSGGMRQRAALARTLAIDPQVLFLDEPFSALDAQTKMILQQDMARMLFDEKKTALFITHDLIEAIAMSDRLLVMSARPGTIIEEITVDLPFRDNPLERRKLPEIGPLVGRLMELLQVGEDTELH; encoded by the coding sequence ATGTACGCCATCGCCCCTCAATGGAATAAGCCCGCTCCCAAGGAAGATCAGGAGCCCACCGAAATTGAATTTCGCAATGTCGGCAAATGTTTCCCGGCCAAAGGAAAGTCCGAAGCGCCATTTGCCATTCGCGAGGTCAACTTCAAGATTCGCCGCGGTGAAGTGGTGTCGATCATCGGCCCTTCCGGTTGCGGCAAGAGCACCATTCTCAATATGGGCTCCGGGCTGTATCGGCCGACCGAAGGCGAGGTCTTCGTCGCTGGTGAAGCGGTCACCGGCCCGGTCCGTCAGGTCGCGTTCATGCTGCAAAAAGACCTGCTGATGCCGTGGCGCAGCATTCGTCGCAATGTCGAACTGGGTCTGGAAATTCAAGGTGTGCCGGCGGCCAAGCGTCAGGCCGTAGCCAAAGATCTGCTCGATCGTTGCCACCTGCAAGGCTTTGCCGACCACTACCCGTTCCAGCTGTCGGGTGGCATGCGTCAACGCGCTGCCCTGGCTCGCACCCTGGCCATCGACCCGCAAGTGCTGTTCCTCGACGAACCGTTCTCGGCCCTCGATGCGCAGACCAAGATGATCCTGCAGCAGGACATGGCGCGGATGCTGTTCGATGAAAAGAAAACCGCTCTGTTCATTACCCATGACCTGATCGAAGCCATTGCCATGTCCGACCGGCTGCTGGTCATGAGTGCCCGCCCGGGCACCATCATCGAAGAGATCACTGTCGATTTGCCGTTTCGTGACAACCCGCTGGAGCGCCGCAAGCTGCCGGAAATCGGCCCGCTGGTCGGTCGCCTGATGGAGTTGCTGCAAGTCGGCGAAGACACCGAGCTGCATTGA
- a CDS encoding LacI family DNA-binding transcriptional regulator, with translation MSETHHPAGRRSTMEDVAEAAGVSLSTVDRVMNLRANVRADTARRIAEAAARLGFYGRNVIEQRLLQQRPTVRLGFLLQKRGVAFYQGLAKALAEAAASSVRAQVRVMIHYIDDLAPAATAQRILKLQGEVDALGLVAADHPAVREAMAQLRAAGIPVVALVSELSASAGASYVGVDNRSMGRTAGWFIKNLAPHAGPVAVMVGTQRFQCQELCEMSVRSFLAEQSQDWELLATRLTLEDEEFAYAGTLDLLSSQPDLVGLYVAGGGIEGVINALRELKAQNVALPTVVCHDLTPITQAALRDGIVQAVLSHPVVALAQTAVNVMVDAAIDPSSAIATKLMLALQIDVSESV, from the coding sequence ATGTCAGAGACCCATCACCCGGCCGGCCGTCGTTCAACCATGGAAGATGTCGCCGAGGCCGCCGGCGTTAGCCTGTCCACCGTGGATCGGGTGATGAATCTGCGTGCCAACGTTCGCGCCGATACTGCGCGGCGCATTGCCGAAGCCGCTGCCCGGCTGGGCTTCTACGGTCGCAATGTGATCGAGCAACGCCTGCTTCAGCAGCGACCGACCGTACGCCTGGGGTTTCTGCTACAAAAGCGTGGCGTGGCGTTTTATCAAGGGCTGGCCAAGGCCTTGGCCGAGGCAGCGGCATCCAGCGTCCGCGCCCAGGTTCGGGTGATGATTCATTACATCGATGACCTCGCCCCGGCCGCCACTGCACAACGCATCCTCAAGCTACAAGGAGAGGTCGATGCTCTGGGTTTGGTGGCGGCAGATCATCCCGCCGTGCGCGAAGCGATGGCGCAGTTGCGTGCCGCCGGCATTCCCGTTGTTGCTCTGGTTTCCGAGCTGAGTGCGTCGGCTGGCGCCAGCTATGTCGGTGTCGACAACCGGTCAATGGGGCGCACGGCTGGTTGGTTCATCAAGAACCTGGCGCCCCACGCGGGGCCTGTGGCGGTGATGGTAGGAACGCAGCGTTTTCAGTGCCAGGAACTGTGCGAAATGAGCGTGCGCTCCTTTCTTGCGGAGCAATCCCAAGACTGGGAGCTATTGGCAACACGCCTCACCCTGGAGGACGAAGAGTTCGCCTATGCCGGCACGCTCGACCTCCTGAGCAGTCAGCCCGACCTTGTCGGCTTGTACGTGGCCGGCGGCGGTATCGAGGGCGTCATCAACGCCCTGCGCGAGCTGAAAGCCCAGAACGTCGCGCTTCCCACAGTTGTATGCCACGACCTGACACCCATCACCCAAGCGGCCCTGCGTGACGGCATTGTTCAAGCCGTACTGTCGCATCCCGTCGTGGCACTGGCGCAGACTGCCGTGAACGTGATGGTGGATGCAGCGATAGACCCATCGTCAGCCATCGCCACGAAGCTCATGCTTGCACTTCAGATTGACGTGTCTGAAAGCGTTTAG
- a CDS encoding TIM barrel protein — MTLHISTAPCCWGVDDVNNPHLPAWQQVLSEAAQAGYRGIELGPYGYLPLDAAAVRTVLAEQGLHVVAGTVFDNLVDPANLPNVLTQTRNICALLKQLPAVPQEPGQRFAMPCLVVIDWGHEERDYAAGHSERAPRLAPDAWRGMMNHIRAIADLAWLEFGVRTVIHPHAGGYIEFADELAQLVADIPYEVAGLCLDTGHLYYAGMDPVQTLRQYADRLDYLHFKDIDQAVFDQVLGEHISFFGACARGVMCPIGQGVIDYRALRELITELGYQGYITVEQERDPRNVHGSLRDVAASRAYLSQAGF, encoded by the coding sequence ATGACCCTCCATATCTCCACTGCACCCTGTTGCTGGGGCGTAGACGACGTCAACAATCCTCATCTGCCAGCGTGGCAACAGGTGCTCAGCGAAGCCGCGCAAGCCGGGTATCGCGGCATCGAACTGGGGCCGTATGGCTACCTGCCGCTAGACGCTGCGGCAGTCCGCACGGTGCTCGCCGAGCAGGGCCTGCATGTGGTGGCCGGCACTGTATTCGACAATCTGGTCGATCCGGCCAATCTGCCGAACGTGCTGACACAAACCCGAAATATTTGTGCCTTGCTCAAGCAACTGCCAGCAGTGCCGCAGGAACCGGGGCAGCGCTTCGCCATGCCTTGCCTGGTGGTTATCGACTGGGGGCATGAGGAACGTGACTACGCGGCCGGACACTCCGAACGAGCACCGCGTCTGGCACCTGACGCCTGGCGGGGCATGATGAATCACATCCGGGCCATTGCTGATCTGGCCTGGCTGGAGTTCGGCGTTCGTACGGTGATTCACCCGCATGCCGGCGGCTACATCGAGTTCGCCGACGAGCTGGCGCAATTGGTTGCCGACATTCCCTACGAAGTGGCCGGTCTATGCCTGGACACCGGCCATCTCTACTACGCCGGCATGGACCCGGTTCAGACCCTGCGCCAGTACGCGGATCGTCTGGATTACCTGCATTTCAAAGACATTGATCAGGCGGTGTTCGATCAGGTATTGGGTGAGCACATCAGCTTTTTCGGGGCCTGCGCCAGGGGCGTGATGTGCCCGATCGGCCAGGGTGTCATCGACTATCGCGCCTTGCGTGAGCTGATCACCGAGCTCGGTTACCAGGGCTACATCACCGTCGAGCAAGAACGCGATCCGCGTAACGTCCATGGCAGCCTGCGCGACGTTGCTGCCAGCCGCGCCTACCTCTCTCAAGCAGGTTTCTGA
- a CDS encoding Gfo/Idh/MocA family protein, translating into MINGSKRIPEPLRWAMVGGGRDSQIGYIHRSAALRDQSFVLVAGAFDLNPERGRAFGVELGVDPERCYADYRSLFEGEAGRPDGIQAVSVATPNGTHFAITKAALEAGLHVVCEKPLCFTLEEAQTLREIAVSNNRVVGVTYGYAGHQLIEQARHMIAQGELGEIRMVHMQFAHGFHCEPVEAQSEATQWRVDPRFAGPSYVLGDVGTHPLYLSEVMLPELKIKRLLCTRQSFVKSRAPLEDNAYTLMEYEGGAMGSVWSSAVNAGSMHGQKIRVIGSKASLEWWDERPNQLSFEVQGKPAQVLERGMGYLHPDAVLDDRIGAGHPEGLFDAWSNLYYRFAVAMDAANRGNHERLATLRYPDIHAGVEGVRWVERCVQSADKGGVWVDY; encoded by the coding sequence ATGATCAATGGCAGCAAGCGTATTCCCGAACCTCTTCGTTGGGCCATGGTTGGCGGTGGACGCGACAGTCAGATTGGCTACATCCACCGCAGCGCGGCATTGCGTGACCAGTCGTTTGTGCTGGTCGCTGGCGCCTTCGACCTGAACCCGGAGCGCGGTCGGGCGTTCGGCGTGGAACTGGGAGTCGACCCCGAACGCTGCTATGCCGACTATCGCAGCCTGTTTGAAGGTGAGGCAGGGCGGCCGGATGGCATCCAGGCGGTTTCAGTGGCGACGCCCAATGGCACCCATTTCGCAATCACCAAGGCCGCCCTGGAAGCAGGGTTGCACGTGGTCTGCGAAAAGCCGCTGTGCTTCACCCTCGAGGAGGCGCAGACGCTGCGGGAAATTGCCGTGTCAAACAACAGGGTAGTGGGGGTGACCTACGGCTACGCCGGACATCAACTGATCGAACAGGCCCGGCACATGATTGCCCAGGGCGAACTGGGCGAGATTCGCATGGTGCACATGCAGTTTGCCCATGGTTTCCATTGCGAGCCGGTGGAGGCGCAAAGCGAGGCGACCCAATGGCGAGTCGATCCGCGTTTCGCCGGCCCCAGCTATGTACTGGGAGATGTCGGCACCCATCCGCTGTACCTGTCGGAAGTCATGCTGCCCGAACTCAAGATCAAAAGGCTGCTATGCACCCGTCAGAGCTTTGTCAAAAGCCGCGCACCGCTTGAGGACAATGCCTACACGCTGATGGAATACGAAGGCGGGGCAATGGGCAGTGTGTGGTCAAGCGCCGTGAACGCCGGCTCCATGCACGGCCAGAAAATTCGCGTGATCGGCTCTAAAGCCAGCCTCGAGTGGTGGGACGAGCGGCCAAACCAGCTGTCATTCGAAGTCCAGGGCAAACCCGCGCAAGTGCTGGAGCGCGGCATGGGGTATTTGCATCCCGATGCAGTGCTCGATGACCGAATCGGTGCGGGGCACCCGGAAGGGCTCTTCGACGCGTGGTCCAATCTTTACTACCGTTTCGCCGTGGCTATGGACGCCGCCAACCGCGGCAATCATGAGCGCTTGGCGACGCTGCGCTATCCGGATATCCATGCCGGAGTCGAAGGTGTTCGCTGGGTCGAGCGCTGTGTCCAGTCTGCGGACAAAGGCGGGGTCTGGGTCGATTACTGA